A window of the Methyloprofundus sp. genome harbors these coding sequences:
- a CDS encoding MFS transporter, NNP family, nitrate/nitrite transporter, protein MHELDGITSGQQTKSLAISTLAFTICFAVWTIFSIIGIKIKQNLGLTDTEFGLLVATPILTGSLSRIFLGIWTDQFGGRIVFFVLMLATSLSVFLLSTVETYTMFLVTALGVGLAGGSFAVGIAYVSRWYDSERQGTALGVFGMGNVGAAVTNFGAPFLLVAYGWENVAKIYAVVLFAMAIVFWLTTQEDPVTKARKERGEKVRPALMQLEPLKHLRVWRFATYYFFVFGGYVALALWLPRYYMGVYDLEIATAGMLAACYALPGSVFRALGGWLADKVGARTVMYITFVGCLSCLFFLSYPATDYTVHGIKGPIHFTLAIGLVPFVILTIFLGFFMSLGKAAVYKHIPVYYPDHVGSVGGLVGMIGGLGGFILPICFGFMNDVIGVWTSCFMLLFVIVGISVVWMHTAIIISDRRLHPELKGPKSLPEMLEDKV, encoded by the coding sequence ATGCACGAACTTGATGGCATCACCAGTGGCCAACAAACCAAAAGCCTCGCCATTAGTACTTTGGCTTTTACTATTTGCTTTGCCGTCTGGACAATTTTTTCCATTATTGGTATTAAAATCAAACAAAACTTAGGGTTAACTGATACCGAGTTTGGTTTATTGGTAGCAACTCCTATCTTAACAGGCTCATTAAGCCGAATCTTTTTAGGTATCTGGACCGATCAGTTTGGTGGGCGTATTGTTTTTTTTGTACTGATGCTAGCAACCTCGTTATCAGTATTTTTATTATCAACCGTTGAAACTTACACCATGTTCCTAGTGACAGCATTAGGAGTAGGTTTGGCAGGCGGCTCATTTGCGGTAGGTATCGCTTATGTCTCCCGTTGGTATGATTCAGAGCGCCAAGGCACGGCTTTAGGTGTTTTTGGTATGGGTAATGTCGGGGCTGCGGTCACCAATTTTGGTGCGCCATTCCTACTAGTTGCCTATGGCTGGGAAAATGTGGCCAAGATTTATGCTGTGGTTTTATTTGCTATGGCCATTGTCTTTTGGTTAACCACCCAAGAAGACCCCGTTACTAAGGCGCGTAAGGAGCGTGGTGAAAAAGTAAGACCTGCATTAATGCAATTAGAGCCATTAAAGCATTTAAGAGTATGGCGTTTTGCAACCTATTACTTCTTTGTTTTTGGTGGCTATGTCGCCTTGGCTTTATGGTTACCGCGTTACTATATGGGTGTTTATGACTTGGAAATTGCCACCGCAGGTATGTTGGCGGCTTGTTATGCCTTGCCAGGTAGTGTGTTCCGTGCCTTAGGTGGCTGGTTAGCAGATAAGGTCGGTGCACGTACTGTGATGTACATTACCTTTGTTGGTTGTTTGAGCTGTTTATTTTTCCTTTCTTATCCTGCGACAGATTACACGGTACATGGCATTAAAGGCCCGATTCACTTTACCCTTGCGATTGGTTTGGTGCCTTTTGTGATTTTAACCATCTTTCTTGGTTTCTTTATGTCTTTGGGAAAAGCGGCCGTGTATAAACATATCCCTGTTTATTACCCTGATCATGTCGGTTCAGTTGGTGGTTTGGTCGGTATGATTGGTGGTTTGGGCGGCTTTATATTGCCTATTTGTTTTGGTTTTATGAATGATGTAATAGGTGTTTGGACGAGCTGCTTTATGTTGCTGTTTGTGATTGTCGGTATATCAGTTGTTTGGATGCACACTGCCATTATTATTTCGGATAGAAGGTTACACCCTGAATTGAAAGGGCCAAAATCTTTGCCTGAAATGTTGGAAGATAAAGTTTAA
- a CDS encoding (5-formylfuran-3-yl)methyl phosphate synthase: protein MNRMLASVNCLDEARTVQQIGADIIDLKQPALGALGALDTQLVQTIVSELGGTQPISATVGDLPMQAELISQAVQAMAATGVDYVKIGFFPDQDWDEVISQLQICTQDDLKLIAVLFADQQPNLNTVTKFAAAGFAGVMLDTMDKNNGSLTQVMPLDTIQHFVKLAKQQQLLSGLAGSLRATDIKSLLPLQADYLGFRGALCKQHQRTAELDPLATADIKAALT, encoded by the coding sequence ATGAATCGTATGTTGGCGAGCGTCAATTGTCTGGATGAGGCACGCACAGTACAGCAAATAGGTGCTGATATTATTGACCTAAAGCAACCTGCATTAGGAGCCTTAGGGGCTTTAGACACTCAATTAGTGCAAACCATTGTTAGCGAACTGGGTGGCACGCAACCGATCAGTGCCACAGTCGGTGACTTGCCTATGCAAGCTGAACTGATTAGCCAAGCCGTACAAGCGATGGCTGCAACTGGGGTAGATTACGTTAAAATAGGCTTCTTTCCAGATCAAGACTGGGACGAAGTTATTAGCCAATTACAAATCTGTACCCAAGACGACCTCAAATTGATTGCAGTCTTATTTGCCGACCAACAACCCAACCTTAATACAGTTACAAAGTTTGCTGCTGCTGGTTTTGCTGGGGTCATGTTAGATACAATGGATAAAAATAATGGCTCGTTAACACAAGTGATGCCATTGGACACTATCCAACACTTTGTCAAACTAGCGAAACAGCAACAACTACTATCAGGATTAGCTGGCTCTTTACGCGCAACTGATATTAAAAGCTTACTGCCCTTGCAAGCTGATTATTTAGGTTTTAGAGGCGCTTTGTGCAAGCAACACCAACGTACTGCCGAGCTGGATCCTTTGGCGACAGCGGATATTAAAGCAGCTTTGACCTAA
- a CDS encoding dihydromethanopterin reductase (acceptor) has protein sequence MDQPRIAWAVTGSGHYIEECIALMLTLDNVDLYLSQAGEEVLKMYGIHINDLRDKVRIYRDKAASAPPVGLFYKGYYHTLVLAPTTSNTIAKCVLGIADSLVTNLYSQAGKCRIENIVYPCDIAPEMKTTAPGGEVMVYPRKIDLEATEKIRSFEYTTVVESVTELELALQQRLATLAS, from the coding sequence ATGGATCAACCTCGCATCGCATGGGCCGTTACCGGTTCAGGACATTATATAGAAGAGTGCATCGCACTTATGCTGACTTTAGATAATGTCGATTTATACCTAAGCCAAGCGGGCGAAGAAGTCTTAAAAATGTATGGAATTCACATTAATGACCTGCGTGATAAAGTGCGCATTTATCGTGATAAAGCTGCTTCAGCACCGCCAGTCGGCTTATTTTATAAAGGATATTATCATACATTAGTACTGGCACCGACCACATCTAATACCATAGCCAAGTGCGTACTAGGCATTGCCGACTCATTAGTGACTAATTTATATTCACAAGCAGGTAAATGTCGCATTGAAAATATTGTCTATCCCTGTGATATTGCTCCAGAAATGAAAACCACCGCACCTGGTGGTGAGGTCATGGTATACCCGCGTAAAATTGATCTGGAAGCAACTGAAAAAATACGCAGTTTTGAATATACCACCGTAGTAGAAAGCGTCACCGAACTTGAGCTAGCATTGCAGCAACGTCTCGCTACTTTAGCGTCATGA
- a CDS encoding dihydropteroate synthase translates to MSLFSNITQPMLMGILNVTPDSFSDGGAYTGIDSALAQVQKMLDEGVDIIDIGGESTRPGAESVSAEEQIKRVVPVIQAIRANISADIAISIDTTLGTVAAAAIDAGATLINDVAAGLHDKAILSVAAERNVPIILMHMQGQPKNMQTEPYYADVVREVLTHLRVRIEAALVAGVAKHNIAIDPGIGFGKRKQDNLELLAHLGSFVETGYPVLLGTSRKRFMGSICAVEQPSELVTATAVTTALGVMQGVQMFRVHDVKENKQALDVAWAVKQVSA, encoded by the coding sequence ATGAGTCTGTTTAGTAATATTACGCAGCCAATGCTTATGGGGATATTAAATGTGACCCCTGACAGCTTCTCAGATGGTGGTGCATACACTGGTATTGACAGTGCCTTAGCACAAGTGCAAAAAATGCTGGATGAGGGTGTTGATATTATTGATATTGGTGGCGAGTCTACCCGCCCAGGGGCGGAGTCGGTATCTGCCGAGGAACAAATTAAGCGAGTGGTGCCTGTTATTCAAGCAATCCGTGCAAATATCTCGGCTGATATTGCCATCAGTATTGATACCACTCTCGGTACAGTCGCGGCAGCAGCGATTGATGCAGGAGCAACGTTGATTAATGATGTGGCTGCAGGACTGCATGATAAGGCGATATTATCGGTCGCGGCTGAGCGTAATGTGCCTATTATATTGATGCATATGCAGGGGCAACCAAAAAACATGCAAACTGAGCCATATTATGCTGACGTGGTGCGTGAAGTGTTAACGCATTTGCGTGTGCGTATCGAGGCGGCATTAGTAGCGGGAGTCGCCAAGCATAATATCGCAATTGACCCAGGTATTGGTTTTGGTAAGCGTAAGCAGGATAACTTGGAGCTATTGGCACATTTGGGTAGTTTTGTAGAGACGGGCTACCCAGTTTTATTGGGAACCAGTCGCAAGCGTTTTATGGGTAGTATTTGTGCGGTTGAGCAACCGAGCGAGTTGGTAACTGCAACGGCGGTGACTACTGCACTTGGGGTGATGCAGGGTGTACAGATGTTCAGGGTGCATGATGTAAAAGAAAATAAGCAGGCTTTGGATGTGGCTTGGGCGGTGAAGCAAGTAAGCGCGTAA
- a CDS encoding isocitrate dehydrogenase, producing MSIANYSSISIVADQLQVPDKPIIPFIEGDGSGPDIWRATERVLDAAVKAAYGKQRQIHWLEIYAGEKAKNKFDNWLPDETIAACQKYKVAIKGPLTTPIGGGIHSLNVALRQKLDLYVCLRPVRWFKGVPSPVKNPAAVDMVIFRENTEDIYAGIEFEQGSADSTKFLKLLQENFPERFSKIRFPESSGIGIKPISKEGTERLIRSAIEYAINNKRKSVTIVHKGNIMKFTEGAFRNWAYALATREFPEQTYTDLQWQQTKAEHGEPAANQEQAAALASGRIFIKDAIADISLQQVLTRPEEFDVIATMNLNGDYLSDALAAQVGGIGIAPGGNINYQTGTAIFEATHGTAPKYANLDKVNPGSLILSGEMLLRYLGWTEAADILIQAMNAAISGKQVTYDFARLMQDAHEVKCSEFADQIIVNM from the coding sequence ATGAGCATTGCAAACTACAGCAGCATATCAATAGTAGCCGACCAGTTACAAGTACCAGATAAACCTATTATTCCTTTTATTGAAGGCGATGGTTCCGGCCCTGATATTTGGCGAGCCACAGAGCGCGTGCTCGACGCTGCCGTTAAAGCTGCCTATGGTAAGCAAAGACAAATTCATTGGCTAGAAATTTATGCGGGCGAGAAAGCCAAAAACAAGTTTGATAACTGGTTGCCTGACGAAACCATTGCCGCTTGTCAAAAATACAAAGTAGCTATCAAAGGTCCATTAACCACACCTATTGGCGGCGGCATTCATTCGCTAAATGTTGCGTTAAGACAAAAGCTGGATTTATATGTATGCTTACGCCCGGTACGCTGGTTTAAAGGCGTACCTTCACCCGTCAAAAATCCTGCTGCTGTTGATATGGTTATTTTTCGGGAAAATACTGAAGATATTTATGCGGGCATTGAATTTGAACAAGGCAGTGCTGATAGTACTAAATTTTTAAAACTACTACAAGAAAACTTCCCAGAACGCTTTAGTAAAATTCGTTTTCCGGAAAGCTCAGGCATCGGCATTAAACCTATTTCGAAGGAAGGCACTGAGCGTTTGATTCGTTCCGCTATTGAATATGCCATTAACAATAAGCGCAAAAGCGTCACCATTGTGCATAAAGGTAATATCATGAAATTCACCGAAGGTGCGTTTCGCAATTGGGCCTATGCCTTGGCGACCCGTGAATTTCCTGAGCAGACTTATACCGACCTACAATGGCAACAAACCAAGGCTGAGCACGGAGAACCTGCAGCCAACCAAGAGCAAGCTGCTGCATTAGCAAGTGGTCGTATTTTTATTAAAGATGCGATTGCCGATATTAGTTTGCAACAAGTACTGACTCGCCCGGAAGAATTTGATGTGATTGCGACCATGAATCTTAATGGTGATTATTTATCAGATGCCTTAGCTGCCCAAGTTGGCGGTATTGGTATCGCCCCTGGTGGCAATATCAACTATCAGACAGGCACCGCCATTTTTGAAGCCACCCATGGTACTGCGCCTAAATATGCCAACTTGGATAAGGTCAACCCAGGTTCCTTAATTCTTTCTGGGGAAATGCTATTACGCTATCTTGGCTGGACCGAAGCAGCCGACATACTGATTCAGGCAATGAATGCAGCCATTAGCGGTAAACAGGTTACTTATGATTTTGCACGCTTAATGCAGGATGCCCACGAAGTTAAATGTAGTGAGTTTGCGGATCAGATTATTGTAAATATGTGA
- a CDS encoding D-xylose 1-dehydrogenase (NADP+) produces MSTPSKLRWGILGAARINQQLMPAITTAKNSELIAIASRRAGAAEATLAEYAPDIENVRIYQHPDAVLNDPDVQAVYIPLATQDHAEWTLRAIKQGKHVLCEKPMALNPKDIDKITAAAKQKQVLVMEGFMYRFHPQHQRIQDIINSGAIGEVRTVRTSFAYPMQPARLYRVDRSISDGGGAMWDIGCYAIHAARFHFGSTPALAVSAMAKHNEHDADISSSGTIDFSNGRYAQFDFSFEHARRAEYEIIGTKGGIKCHNVWAKQTEEPIISWTSDSEGSHTETLTLANHFQLEVEHFCDCVLNNKPLQLSLQDAKANCEIIVAALQSVELGRTILLR; encoded by the coding sequence ATGTCGACACCAAGTAAATTACGCTGGGGAATATTAGGTGCTGCGCGCATTAACCAACAGTTAATGCCTGCCATTACCACTGCCAAAAATAGCGAACTGATTGCCATTGCCAGTCGTAGAGCAGGCGCTGCTGAAGCCACTCTAGCAGAATACGCCCCCGACATTGAAAACGTACGCATCTATCAACACCCAGATGCAGTACTCAATGATCCCGATGTACAAGCCGTCTATATACCACTTGCCACTCAAGATCATGCCGAATGGACTTTGCGCGCCATAAAACAAGGCAAACATGTTTTATGCGAAAAACCGATGGCTTTAAACCCCAAGGATATCGATAAGATTACCGCCGCAGCCAAACAAAAGCAAGTATTGGTAATGGAAGGCTTTATGTACCGCTTTCACCCACAACATCAACGCATTCAAGACATCATCAATTCAGGTGCTATTGGCGAAGTTCGTACCGTGCGCACCTCTTTTGCCTACCCCATGCAACCCGCACGTTTATATCGAGTTGACCGCTCTATTAGCGATGGCGGCGGAGCCATGTGGGATATTGGTTGTTATGCTATTCATGCGGCCAGATTTCATTTCGGCAGCACACCTGCCCTTGCCGTGTCTGCGATGGCTAAGCATAACGAACATGATGCTGATATTAGCAGTAGCGGCACTATTGATTTTAGTAATGGCCGATATGCACAGTTTGATTTTAGTTTTGAACATGCACGCCGTGCCGAATATGAAATCATTGGCACCAAAGGCGGCATCAAGTGTCATAACGTTTGGGCCAAACAAACTGAAGAACCGATCATATCATGGACTAGCGATTCCGAAGGATCACACACAGAAACCTTGACTCTAGCCAACCATTTCCAATTAGAAGTTGAGCATTTTTGTGATTGCGTACTAAACAATAAGCCCTTGCAATTAAGTTTGCAAGATGCAAAAGCTAACTGTGAGATTATCGTTGCCGCATTACAATCCGTAGAGCTAGGCCGCACCATTCTACTGCGTTAA
- a CDS encoding succinylglutamate desuccinylase, with protein MQLQQITTYPKELLTCAPTELHHIFPQPTLLHLPGKHPEPLFVSVLLHGNETTGFLAIQNLLNKYAEQTLPRALSLFFGNTLAAQHSLRRLDKQPDYNRIWPSTELAHCPEMLFANEIVAVMRNKQVFASVDIHNNTGLNPHYACINKLDNTYLQLANLFGRLVVYFLRPVGVQSSAFAELCPAVTLECGRPGIQNGTEHAFTYLDACLHLTELATHPVYPQDIDVFHTTAQVKVKPGVSFSFHDTQADLLFDQNLERMNFTEIAAETCFGFVQGNTDIPVQAINEQGKDITHQFFKLQQKQLQIKRTTMPSMLTLDERVIQQDCLCYLMERIVV; from the coding sequence ATGCAACTTCAACAAATAACAACGTACCCTAAGGAACTACTTACTTGTGCTCCTACGGAATTACATCATATTTTTCCGCAACCCACTTTATTGCATTTACCAGGTAAACACCCCGAACCTTTATTCGTTTCCGTGCTACTACACGGTAATGAAACCACTGGTTTTTTAGCCATACAAAATCTACTCAATAAATATGCAGAGCAAACATTGCCCCGAGCCCTGTCACTATTTTTTGGCAATACTTTAGCCGCCCAACATAGCTTACGCCGCTTAGATAAACAGCCTGATTACAATCGTATTTGGCCTAGTACCGAGCTAGCACATTGCCCGGAAATGCTCTTTGCTAATGAGATAGTAGCAGTGATGCGTAATAAGCAAGTATTTGCCAGTGTTGATATCCACAACAATACTGGTCTTAACCCACACTACGCTTGCATAAACAAATTAGATAATACTTACCTACAATTAGCTAATCTATTTGGTCGTTTAGTCGTCTACTTTCTCAGGCCCGTCGGCGTGCAATCTTCTGCTTTTGCAGAACTCTGCCCAGCAGTAACCTTAGAATGTGGCCGTCCAGGCATACAAAATGGCACTGAACATGCGTTTACATACCTAGATGCTTGCTTACATCTAACTGAATTGGCAACCCACCCCGTCTACCCGCAAGATATTGATGTATTTCATACCACTGCACAAGTAAAAGTAAAGCCGGGGGTCAGCTTTAGCTTCCATGATACCCAAGCAGATTTGTTATTTGATCAAAACCTAGAGCGTATGAACTTTACTGAAATTGCCGCAGAAACTTGCTTTGGTTTTGTACAAGGCAACACTGATATTCCTGTTCAAGCTATTAATGAACAGGGGAAAGATATAACCCATCAGTTTTTTAAATTGCAGCAAAAACAATTACAAATCAAACGCACCACCATGCCTTCGATGCTGACCTTAGACGAGCGGGTTATTCAACAAGACTGCTTATGTTATTTGATGGAGCGCATTGTCGTTTAA
- a CDS encoding peptide-methionine (S)-S-oxide reductase: MLTSSQKLTLPTSSEALSGRSSAISIPEQHFITANPIYPPFPKHIEESLFAMGCFWGAERFFWQQQGIYSTAVGYAGGLTPNPTYKELCTGQTGHTEVVKVMFDPEKISYQQLLSLFWQAHNPTQGMRQGNDVGTQYRSAIYACNSKQLDAARQSLQKYQQKLTAAGFGKITTEIIVAPPFYYAENEHQQYLAKNPDGYCGLGGIGVSF; encoded by the coding sequence ATGCTTACCTCATCACAAAAACTAACACTACCTACTTCAAGTGAAGCTCTATCAGGTCGTTCTAGTGCTATTAGCATTCCTGAGCAGCACTTCATCACTGCCAACCCAATTTATCCGCCATTCCCAAAGCATATCGAAGAAAGTCTATTTGCTATGGGATGTTTTTGGGGTGCAGAAAGATTCTTCTGGCAACAACAAGGCATTTACAGCACGGCAGTAGGCTATGCAGGAGGCTTGACACCTAACCCCACTTATAAAGAACTTTGCACAGGACAAACAGGACATACCGAAGTCGTCAAAGTAATGTTTGATCCCGAGAAAATCAGCTACCAACAATTGCTCAGCCTCTTTTGGCAAGCCCATAACCCAACTCAAGGTATGCGTCAAGGTAATGATGTCGGCACACAATATCGTTCTGCTATTTATGCCTGCAATAGCAAACAACTTGATGCTGCGCGTCAATCCCTGCAAAAATATCAACAAAAATTGACTGCCGCCGGCTTTGGTAAAATAACCACCGAGATAATAGTTGCCCCACCTTTTTATTATGCAGAAAATGAACACCAACAATATTTAGCTAAAAATCCAGATGGCTATTGCGGTCTAGGTGGTATTGGCGTATCTTTTTAA
- a CDS encoding two-component system, NarL family, nitrate/nitrite response regulator NarL: MTSIIIAHKDKDSLRFWVDALNPIYPLIFIDNIATILSNDQYHDKSVLLLLDAALIDEIKQLTLICECIDKVILVGEGVSDDQQVQFIQQGALGYSDIAIEQQLMERAIQGVLNNEIWLKRHLIPQILKGVVRKKKLSRSQDKFHQGTQQIQAVLTEREVEVMELVYSGEDNLTIANVLSISNRTVKAHLSAIYRKLDVQDRFQLLVFLKNIHISHLSS; this comes from the coding sequence GTGACTAGTATCATTATTGCTCATAAAGATAAAGACAGCTTACGCTTTTGGGTTGATGCTTTAAATCCTATATACCCTTTAATCTTTATTGATAATATTGCAACGATATTATCAAATGACCAATATCACGATAAAAGTGTTTTATTATTACTAGACGCTGCTTTAATTGATGAAATTAAACAGTTAACATTGATCTGTGAATGTATTGATAAAGTCATCTTGGTTGGTGAGGGTGTTTCTGATGACCAACAAGTGCAATTTATTCAACAAGGTGCTTTGGGTTATTCTGATATAGCAATTGAGCAGCAATTAATGGAACGTGCAATTCAAGGCGTTTTAAATAATGAAATTTGGTTAAAACGACACCTTATCCCTCAAATACTAAAAGGTGTGGTCAGAAAAAAAAAGCTATCTAGAAGCCAAGATAAATTTCATCAAGGGACACAGCAGATACAGGCTGTTTTAACTGAGCGTGAAGTTGAAGTGATGGAGTTGGTTTATAGTGGCGAAGATAACTTAACGATTGCTAATGTCCTAAGTATAAGCAACCGTACTGTCAAGGCTCATTTAAGTGCCATCTATCGAAAACTGGATGTACAGGATCGATTTCAACTGTTAGTGTTTTTAAAAAATATACATATTAGTCATTTATCATCCTAA
- a CDS encoding transposase, IS630 family: MRTPKFPVTLKDDEREELEKITRQQTAKSSMVLRAKIILLANSGMKYQNIAQKLDVQNNIITNWTARWHELANKPVRERLQDLPRPGTPDTFTPEQLCRIIALSCEKPEDYDRPITHWTHRELAEEAIKQGIVETISANHLGRLLKKTT, encoded by the coding sequence ATGAGAACCCCCAAATTTCCAGTTACATTAAAAGATGATGAACGCGAAGAGCTCGAAAAAATAACTCGCCAACAGACAGCAAAATCGAGCATGGTATTACGAGCCAAGATTATCTTATTAGCAAACTCAGGCATGAAATATCAGAATATTGCGCAAAAACTTGATGTACAGAATAATATAATTACGAACTGGACTGCACGTTGGCACGAACTAGCAAACAAGCCAGTCCGGGAGAGGCTTCAGGATCTTCCGCGCCCAGGCACTCCAGATACATTTACCCCCGAACAACTGTGTCGAATAATTGCACTTTCCTGTGAAAAGCCTGAAGACTATGATCGTCCCATCACTCATTGGACACATAGAGAATTGGCGGAAGAAGCGATCAAACAAGGTATTGTCGAGACTATTTCAGCAAATCATTTAGGCCGTCTTTTAAAAAAAACGACTTAA
- a CDS encoding transposase, IS630 family: MTGIQALERISPDLPMRAGQVQSIEFEYERHGTQTLLGGFNVATGVIDGLIQETRTEIDFVESIKYLIEKNPEKKVYHFIADQLNTHKSETLVRFVADFCNDTQELGVKGKSGILQSMKTREEYLMIGNRRIVFHYTPKHASWMNQIEIWFGILMKKVIRRGNFVSQQDLKDKIQNFMDYFNETMAKPFKWTYKGKALTA; this comes from the coding sequence ATGACAGGTATTCAGGCATTGGAACGAATTTCCCCCGATTTGCCAATGAGAGCGGGTCAAGTTCAATCTATCGAATTTGAATATGAGCGTCATGGCACGCAAACACTTTTAGGAGGGTTTAATGTGGCAACAGGAGTTATAGATGGTTTGATTCAAGAGACACGAACTGAGATCGATTTTGTTGAGTCGATCAAATATCTGATTGAGAAAAACCCAGAAAAGAAAGTTTATCATTTTATCGCTGACCAATTAAATACCCATAAATCGGAAACTCTTGTGCGCTTTGTTGCAGACTTTTGTAATGACACTCAAGAGCTTGGAGTGAAAGGTAAAAGTGGCATATTACAATCCATGAAAACACGGGAGGAGTACCTGATGATAGGCAATAGGCGCATTGTATTTCACTATACACCTAAGCATGCTTCATGGATGAACCAGATTGAAATCTGGTTTGGAATATTAATGAAAAAAGTCATCAGGCGAGGCAATTTTGTTTCACAGCAGGACTTGAAAGACAAAATTCAAAATTTCATGGATTACTTTAATGAAACGATGGCCAAACCATTCAAATGGACATACAAAGGGAAGGCGTTGACCGCATAG
- a CDS encoding tungstate transport system ATP-binding protein, which produces MTNIYTINNLQFQYATKVALSLDRICIRKGKATALIGANGSGKSTLLKILAFLEVPKQGNIEFNGRQVSNSKLTHYRRRVGFLAQKPFMLRGTVYDNIDLALKIQGKKHRSQKIQQVLEQLNITHFAKQAAKQLSGGEAQKVALARILVLKPEVLLLDEPFSYLDQSSACDLELFLQHYTQEAGHTLVFSTHDRMQGVALADDVLALADGRQVQSPLLNVFPGTLVGNTFYSEAMQIIVDDIGATGGHASINPQDIILSADALIESEHNTMQGRVFLIADECGQVRVSVDTGVVFQVLISYQTLYALDIKFGERVWVNFKAAAVVVF; this is translated from the coding sequence ATGACTAATATATACACAATAAATAATTTACAGTTTCAATATGCTACTAAAGTAGCTTTGTCACTGGATCGTATATGTATTCGTAAAGGTAAAGCAACTGCATTAATTGGAGCGAATGGCTCTGGAAAAAGTACTTTATTAAAGATACTCGCTTTTTTAGAAGTACCAAAGCAAGGCAATATAGAGTTCAATGGGCGGCAGGTAAGTAACAGCAAATTAACTCACTATAGGCGGCGGGTAGGTTTTTTGGCACAAAAGCCATTTATGTTGCGGGGTACAGTCTATGATAATATTGACTTGGCTCTAAAAATTCAGGGTAAAAAGCACAGATCACAGAAAATTCAGCAAGTCTTAGAGCAACTCAATATTACCCATTTTGCCAAGCAAGCAGCTAAACAATTATCGGGTGGTGAAGCGCAAAAAGTGGCTTTAGCACGGATATTGGTGCTAAAGCCCGAGGTATTATTGCTTGATGAGCCATTTAGTTACTTGGATCAAAGTAGTGCTTGTGATTTAGAATTATTTTTACAGCATTACACGCAAGAAGCAGGGCATACATTAGTTTTTAGTACTCATGACCGGATGCAGGGCGTTGCATTAGCAGATGATGTATTGGCACTTGCTGATGGTAGGCAAGTGCAAAGCCCTTTGCTTAATGTGTTTCCTGGCACGCTTGTCGGCAATACATTTTACAGTGAAGCTATGCAGATTATTGTTGATGATATCGGAGCTACAGGGGGGCATGCTTCAATTAACCCTCAAGATATTATTTTATCAGCCGATGCTTTAATAGAAAGCGAGCATAATACGATGCAAGGGCGAGTGTTTTTGATCGCTGATGAGTGCGGGCAGGTGCGAGTCAGTGTTGATACCGGGGTGGTATTTCAAGTATTGATTAGTTATCAGACTTTATATGCATTGGATATAAAGTTTGGCGAGCGTGTTTGGGTTAATTTTAAAGCAGCTGCAGTGGTGGTGTTTTGA